From a region of the Halolamina sp. CBA1230 genome:
- a CDS encoding helix-turn-helix domain-containing protein encodes MVDILPSTPDADPDPEPRVLGVDSDEAGETLAALSSDTARGMLREFHDEPATPSGIADRMDLSLQNAQYHIGNLDDAGLIEPVDTVYSEKGREMTVYGPADAPLIVYAGTEDDTTGLKAALSRLIGAVAALGIVSLLVQAYFGELPLPFGRTGGAEDYQTGADATATEAATETESSDIGISQATPEPTATPEPTPAAETTVRTAEDALGLPPGLLFFLGGMAVLLGVAAVWWLRRR; translated from the coding sequence ATGGTCGACATACTGCCCTCCACCCCGGACGCCGACCCCGACCCGGAGCCGCGGGTGCTCGGCGTCGACAGCGACGAGGCGGGCGAGACCCTTGCCGCGCTCTCCTCGGACACTGCTCGGGGGATGCTGCGCGAGTTCCACGACGAGCCGGCGACCCCCTCGGGGATCGCCGACCGCATGGACCTCTCGCTCCAGAACGCCCAGTACCACATCGGTAACCTCGATGACGCCGGCCTGATCGAGCCGGTCGACACGGTGTACTCCGAGAAGGGTCGCGAGATGACGGTGTACGGCCCCGCGGACGCCCCGCTGATCGTCTACGCCGGCACCGAGGACGACACGACTGGCCTGAAGGCCGCGCTCTCGCGGCTGATCGGCGCGGTCGCGGCGCTCGGGATCGTGAGCCTGCTCGTGCAGGCGTACTTCGGCGAGCTCCCGCTCCCGTTCGGCCGCACCGGCGGCGCCGAGGACTACCAGACCGGCGCCGACGCGACGGCGACCGAGGCTGCCACGGAGACCGAGTCCAGCGACATCGGGATCTCCCAGGCGACGCCCGAACCCACGGCGACGCCGGAGCCGACGCCCGCAGCCGAGACGACGGTGCGGACCGCGGAGGACGCACTCGGGCTCCCGCCCGGACTCCTGTTCTTCCTGGGCGGCATGGCGGTGTTGCTCGGCGTCGCCGCGGTCTGGTGGCTCCGGCGGCGCTAG
- a CDS encoding glycerate kinase gives MFENREAHARSPAHEVALDCLTAGVDGADPEGATRDALAVDDGHLDVTTIETTGLDLAAFDRVLVLGGGKAAPGVVRAIDARLGDRIDDGLIVVPEDDPRVGESIGAVALEAGGHPVPTPRGVTATEKLLGMAEAADERTLVLTVVTGGASALLAAPAGDLSVGDLRRSTRALLDAGADIEEINAVRKHTSQVKGGRLASTAAPATVLTLALSDVVGDPPSVIGSGPTVPDETTYADALAVLTRHGIDVPTVKSHLDAGESGEHPETPGADGSLPDAPTHVVAGARTAIDAAAAVAEEQGYEPCVLSSRVRGEATAAAPTHVAVAEEAAAAGDPVDPPAVLLSGGEATVDVHGEGKGGPNTEFALAAALSLAGRADDAGDDLVVGAVDTDGRDGATDAAGALIDAGTVTDRSAARDALDRNDSLGFLDGRNAALRTGPTGTNVNDLRVLVVPGRR, from the coding sequence GTGTTCGAGAACCGCGAGGCTCACGCCCGTTCGCCCGCCCACGAGGTCGCGCTCGACTGTCTCACGGCCGGGGTCGACGGCGCCGACCCCGAAGGAGCCACCCGCGACGCGCTGGCGGTCGACGACGGCCACCTCGACGTGACCACCATCGAGACCACCGGCCTCGACCTCGCCGCGTTCGACCGCGTGCTCGTCCTCGGCGGCGGAAAGGCCGCGCCGGGCGTCGTCCGCGCGATCGACGCCCGCCTCGGCGACCGGATCGACGACGGCCTGATCGTCGTCCCCGAGGACGATCCCAGGGTCGGCGAGTCGATCGGCGCGGTCGCGCTCGAGGCGGGCGGCCACCCCGTTCCGACGCCGAGAGGGGTCACTGCGACCGAGAAACTGCTGGGGATGGCCGAGGCGGCCGACGAACGGACGCTCGTGCTCACGGTCGTCACGGGCGGGGCGAGCGCGCTGCTGGCCGCGCCCGCGGGCGACCTCTCGGTCGGCGATCTCCGGCGATCGACCCGTGCGCTGCTCGACGCCGGCGCCGACATCGAGGAGATCAACGCGGTCCGGAAGCACACCTCACAGGTGAAAGGCGGGCGGCTCGCGTCGACGGCCGCACCCGCGACGGTCCTCACGCTCGCGCTGAGTGACGTGGTGGGCGACCCGCCCTCGGTGATCGGCTCCGGGCCGACCGTGCCCGACGAAACGACGTACGCCGACGCGCTCGCGGTGCTGACCCGCCACGGGATCGACGTGCCGACGGTCAAGTCACACCTCGACGCCGGCGAGTCGGGCGAGCACCCCGAGACGCCCGGGGCGGACGGGTCACTGCCCGATGCGCCGACCCACGTCGTCGCCGGCGCCCGGACCGCCATCGACGCCGCCGCGGCGGTCGCCGAGGAACAGGGGTACGAACCCTGCGTGCTCTCCTCGCGGGTGCGCGGCGAGGCGACCGCGGCGGCGCCGACTCACGTCGCCGTCGCGGAGGAGGCCGCGGCGGCTGGTGATCCCGTCGACCCTCCCGCAGTCCTGCTCTCCGGCGGCGAGGCGACCGTCGACGTCCACGGCGAGGGGAAAGGTGGGCCGAACACCGAGTTCGCGCTCGCCGCCGCCCTCTCGCTGGCTGGGCGGGCCGACGACGCCGGCGACGATCTCGTCGTCGGCGCCGTCGACACCGACGGCCGCGACGGGGCGACCGACGCCGCGGGCGCACTGATCGACGCCGGGACGGTGACGGATCGATCCGCGGCTCGTGACGCGCTCGACCGCAACGACTCGCTGGGGTTTCTCGACGGCCGGAACGCGGCGCTCCGGACCGGCCCGACGGGGACGAACGTGAACGATCTCCGCGTGTTGGTCGTGCCCGGCCGGCGCTGA